Genomic segment of Pseudomonas sp. DY-1:
GCCCGCTTTACCGCGGCCGCCAGCGTGGACCTGAGCTTTGACAACCCATTCGCTGCCACCGATTTTTTCGCAGGCTTCTGCGGCTTCTTCCGGGGTGTCTACGGCAAAGCCCTTGGATACGGGCAGGCCGTATTCAGCGAACAGCTGCTTACCCTGATACTCGTGGAGATTCATGCTTGTCTACCGTCTTCGTTTAGGTATTGCGCATTTCGGCGCTGCATTCGTGGTGCCGCGCCACCTGTGACTGCAGTTGAAGGCAGTCCGGCGGGCTTTCCGCGGTGAGCTGCTGCCTTGTCGGCCGCAACTCACGACGGGCAACCCGCCGTGGTTCCGGATCCTGCACTGGCCACTTGCGCGGTCTGTGCAGGAGGTCTTGCTCAGCGCTTCTTGCGGTTGGCGATGTGGATGGCGTGGCCATTCACAGCGAGGGCCGCTTCGTGCAGCGCTTCGGACAGGGTCGGGTGCGAGAAGACCATCATGCCCAGGTCTTCGGCACTGGTGCCGAATTCCATGCCGATGGCACCTTGCTGGACCAGTTCGGCAGCGCTCGGGCCAATTACGTGGACGCCCAGCACACGGTCGGTCTTGGCATCGGCGATCACCTTGACGAAACCAGCGGTGTCGTTGGCAGCCATGGCACGACCGCTGGCGGCGAACGGGAAGGTGCCGACATTGATTTCAACGCCTTCGGCCTTCAGGGTCTGCTCGGTCTTGCCGACCCACGCGATTTCCGGGTGGGTGTAGATAACCGACGGGATCAGGTCGTAGTTCATCTGGGCTTTATGGCCGGCGATGCGCTCGGCAACCATGATGCCCTCTTCCGAGGCCTTGTGGGCCAGCATGGCGCCACGCACCACGTCGCCGATGGCGTAAACGCCCGGAACGCTGGTCTTGCAATGGTCATCGACGAAGATGAAGCCGCGCTCGTCCAGGGTAACGCCGCTGTCGGCAGCCAGCAGATCGGTGGTTACCGGGCGACGGCCCACGGCCACGATCAGCTTGTCGAAGGTTTCCTTCTGCTCGCCGTTGGCGTCGGTGAAGTTCACAGTGACCTGCTTCTTCTTCACTTCGGAACCGGTCACGCGGGCACCCAGACGAATCTTCAGGCCTTGCTTGGTGAGGACCTTCAGGGCTTCCTTGGAAACCTGCTCGTCAGCGGCCGGGAGGAACTTGTCCAGTGCTTCGATGACGGTCACTTCAGCACCCAGGCGAGCCCAGACGGAACCCAGCTCAAGGCCGATGACGCCGGCGCCGATAACGCCCAGCTTCTTCGGAACGGCCTGGAAGTCCAGCGCACCGGTGGAGTCGACGATCACGTCCTGGTCAACCGGGGCCGGCGGGATGTCTACCGGCTTGGAGCCGGAAGCGAGGATCACGTTCTCGGCTTCGACGATCTGCACCTTGCCGTCGGAACCAGTGACTTCGACCTGCTTGTTGGCCAGCAGCTTGCCGTGGCCTTCCAGCAGGGTGACGCCGTTGGCCTTGAACAGGGTAGCGACGCCGCCGGTCAGGTTCTTAACGATGGTGTTCTTGCGACCGACCATGGCAGGAACGTCGATGGTGACGCCCTTGGCTTCGATGCCATGGATTTTGAAGCCCTCGTGGGCCTCATGGTACTTGTAGGAGCTGTCCAGCAGCGCCTTCGACGGAATGCAGCCGACGTTCAGGCAGGTGCCGCCCAGTGCGGTCTTGCCTTCCTTGTCCTGGTACTTCTCGATGCAGGCGGTTTTCAGGCCGAGCTGAGCTGCCTTGATAGCGGCAACGTAGCCGCCGGGGCCCGCACCAATCACTACCACGTCGAATTTCTGGGTCATAACTCATTCCTTCTCATATGAAACCGGACGGCCCCTGTAAGGGGGGCCGCCGTAAAGAGAGACTGCCGATCAGATGTCCAGCAGCAGACGAGCCGGGTCTTCCAGCAGGTTTTTGATGGTCACCAGGAAGCTTACAGCTTCCTTGCCATCGATCAGGCGGTGGTCGTAGGACAGAGCCAGGTACATCATCGGGCGGATAACAACCTGACCGTTGATGGCCATCGGGCGCTGGATGATGTTGTGCATGCCAAGGATGGCGGCCTGCGGCGGGTTGACGATCGGGGTCGACATCATCGAGCCGAAGGTGCCGCCGTTGGTGATGGTGAAGGTGCCACCAGTCATCTCGTCGATGGACAGCTTGCCCTCACGAGCCTTCTTGCCGAAGGTCGCGATGCCATTCTCGACTTCGGCCAGGCTCATCAGCTCAGCATTGCGCAGGACCGGAACCACCAGGCCACGGTCGCTGGAAACGGCTACGCCGATGTCCTGATAGCCGTGGTAGACGATGTCGTTGCCGTCGATGGAAGCGTTGACCGCCGGGAAGCGCTTCAGCGCCTCGACGGAGGCCTTGACGAAGAAGGACATGAAGCCCAGGCGCACGCCGTTGTGGGTCTTCTCGAACAGGTCCTTGTACTTCGAACGCAGCGCCATGACTTCGGTCATGTCGACTTCGTTGAAGGTGGTCAGCATGGCCATGGTGGACTGGGCTTCGACCAGACGCTCGGCGACCTTGGCACGCAGGCGGGTCATCGGTACGCGCTTCTCGACGCGGTCGCCAGCGGCGAAGACCGGAGCCTCGGCAGCCGGGGCTGCGGGCTTGGCGGCCGGGGCAGCGGCAGGAGCGGATTTCTTGGCTTCGACAGCGGCAACCACGTCTTCCTTGGTCACGCGACCGCCTTTGCCAGTGCCGGCGATGCTGTTCGGGTCGATGCCGTTCTCTTCAGCCAGCTTGCGGGCGGCCGGGGAAAGGATGGCGTCGTCGGCAGCAGCGGCTGCCGGAGCAGCAGCCTGGGCCGCGGGAGCGGCTGCCGGAGCAGCAGCGGCCGGGGCGGCGGCAGCGGCGCCGGCGTTCAGCTTGCCGAGCAGCTCGCCGCTGAGCACAGTGTCGCCCTCGTTCTTGACGATTTCAGCCAGGACGCCATCGGTTTCAGCGAGGACTTCCATGACCACCTTGTCAGTTTCGATGTCGACGATCAGTTCGTCACGCTTGACCGCATCGCCCGGCTTCTTGTGCCAGGTAGCCACGGTGCCGTCGGCAACCGATTCCGGGAAAGTGGGGGCTTTGATCTCGATAGCCATTATTCAGGGTTCCTATCTAATTCGGTTTCTTCAGCGCGAAGGCGTTAAACAGTAAAGGCATCTTGCAGCAGTTTTTCCTGCTGCTCAGCGTGCATGGAGGCGTAGCCGCAAGCCGGAGCTGCAGAACCTTCACGACCCGCGTACTCGAGGAACAGCCCTTTCTTGTGGGCTGCCGCGACGCGACGCATGTGGTGCTGGCTGCAGTACCAGGCGCCCTGGTTCATCGGCTCTTCCTGGCACCAGACGATGTGCTTGAGGTTCTTGTACGGAGCCAGAACCTCGGCCAGATCGTCCTCGGGGAACGGATACAGCTGCTCGATACGCACGATGGCGATATCTTCGCGGCCTTCGGCGCGACGCTTCTCCAGCAGGTCGTAGTAGACCTTGCCGCTGCACAGGATCAGGCGGTCGACCTTCTTCGGCTCGATCGCATCAATCTCGCCAATGACGGTCTGGAACGAGCCTTCCGCCAGATCTTCCAGGGTCGAGATGGCCAGCTTGTGGCGCAGCAGGGACTTCGGAGTAAGGGCAACCAGCGGCTTGCGCAGCGGGCGGATCACCTGGCGACGCAGCATGTGGTAGACCTGCGCCGGGGTAGTCGGTACGCAAACCTGGATGTTGTGCTCGGCGCACAGTTGCAGGTAGCGCTCCAGACGCGCGGAGGAGTGCTCCGGTCCCTGGCCTTCGTAGCCGTGCGGCAGCAGCATGGTCAGGCCGCACAGACGACCCCACTTGTGCTCGCCGCTGGTGATGAACTGGTCAACCACAACCTGGGCGCCGTTGGCGAAGTCACCGAACTGGGCTTCCCAGATCACCAGCGCGTTCGGCGTGGTGGTGGAGTAACCGTATTCGAATGCCAGCACGGCCTCTTCCGACAGGTAGGAGTCGTACAGATCGAACTTCGGCTGGTCAGCGAACAGGTGCTGCAGCGGCAGGTAGGTACTGGCGTCCTTCTGGCTGTGCAGCGCCGCATGGCGGTGCGAGAAGGTGCCGCGACCGACGTCCTGGCCGGTGATACGGACCGGATGGCCTTCGAACAGCAAGGTCGCGTAGGCCATGGTCTCGGCGTAGCCCCAGTTGATCGGCATCGCACCGGCGCCCATCTTCTGGCGGTCTTCGAGGATCTTGGCGACCTGGCGCTGGACCACGAAACCTTCCGGAATCTCCAGCAGCTTGGCGGAGAGTTCCTGAAGGGTCTTCAGCTCGAAGCTGGTGTCGTGGCGCGCGGTCCAGGCGTGCCCCAGGTACGGACGCCAGTCGACGAAGAGCTCCTTGTTGGGCTCCTTGACCAGACTCTTGACCACGTGCTGGCCGTTGTCCAAGGCAGTGCGGTACTCGTCGACCTTGGCCTGGATGGCGGCGGTGTCGAGCACACGGGACGAACTCAGGGCGTCGGCGTACAGCTCACGGGTGGTGCGCTGCTTGCTGATCTGCTGGTACATCAGCGGCTGGGTACCGTTCGGTTCGTCGGCTTCGTTGTGACCACGACGGCGATAGCAGACCAGGTCGATGACCACGTCACGCTTGAACTGCATGCGGTAATCGACAGCCAACTGGGTAACGAACAGTACGGCTTCCGGATCGTCGCCGTTTACGTGCAGGATCGGCGCCTGGATCATCTTGGCGACGTCGGTGCAGTACTCGGT
This window contains:
- the lpdA gene encoding dihydrolipoyl dehydrogenase gives rise to the protein MTQKFDVVVIGAGPGGYVAAIKAAQLGLKTACIEKYQDKEGKTALGGTCLNVGCIPSKALLDSSYKYHEAHEGFKIHGIEAKGVTIDVPAMVGRKNTIVKNLTGGVATLFKANGVTLLEGHGKLLANKQVEVTGSDGKVQIVEAENVILASGSKPVDIPPAPVDQDVIVDSTGALDFQAVPKKLGVIGAGVIGLELGSVWARLGAEVTVIEALDKFLPAADEQVSKEALKVLTKQGLKIRLGARVTGSEVKKKQVTVNFTDANGEQKETFDKLIVAVGRRPVTTDLLAADSGVTLDERGFIFVDDHCKTSVPGVYAIGDVVRGAMLAHKASEEGIMVAERIAGHKAQMNYDLIPSVIYTHPEIAWVGKTEQTLKAEGVEINVGTFPFAASGRAMAANDTAGFVKVIADAKTDRVLGVHVIGPSAAELVQQGAIGMEFGTSAEDLGMMVFSHPTLSEALHEAALAVNGHAIHIANRKKR
- the odhB gene encoding 2-oxoglutarate dehydrogenase complex dihydrolipoyllysine-residue succinyltransferase; translated protein: MAIEIKAPTFPESVADGTVATWHKKPGDAVKRDELIVDIETDKVVMEVLAETDGVLAEIVKNEGDTVLSGELLGKLNAGAAAAAPAAAAPAAAPAAQAAAPAAAAADDAILSPAARKLAEENGIDPNSIAGTGKGGRVTKEDVVAAVEAKKSAPAAAPAAKPAAPAAEAPVFAAGDRVEKRVPMTRLRAKVAERLVEAQSTMAMLTTFNEVDMTEVMALRSKYKDLFEKTHNGVRLGFMSFFVKASVEALKRFPAVNASIDGNDIVYHGYQDIGVAVSSDRGLVVPVLRNAELMSLAEVENGIATFGKKAREGKLSIDEMTGGTFTITNGGTFGSMMSTPIVNPPQAAILGMHNIIQRPMAINGQVVIRPMMYLALSYDHRLIDGKEAVSFLVTIKNLLEDPARLLLDI
- a CDS encoding 2-oxoglutarate dehydrogenase E1 component, yielding MQESEMQRMWNSAHLSGGNAAYVEELYELYLHDPNAVPEEWRTYFQKLPTDGNLATDVSHSTIRDHFVLLAKNQRRAQPVSAGAVSSEHEKKQVEVLRLIQAFRMRGHQASKLDPLGLWQRPVPADLSIRHYGLTDADLDTTFRTGELYIGKEEATLREIQQTLNETYCRTIGAEFTHIVDSEQRKWFQQRLESVRGRPAFSPEVQSHLLERLTAAEGLEKYLGTKYPGTKRFGLEGGESLIPLLDEIIQRSGSYGLKEIVIGMAHRGRLNVLVNTFGKNPRDLFDEFEGKKTEGLSSGDVKYHQGFSSNVMTPGGEVHLALAFNPSHLEIVSPVVEGSVRARQDRRQDKGGDKVLPISIHGDAAFAGQGVVMETFQMSQTRGYKTGGTIHLVINNQVGFTTSRPEDSRSTEYCTDVAKMIQAPILHVNGDDPEAVLFVTQLAVDYRMQFKRDVVIDLVCYRRRGHNEADEPNGTQPLMYQQISKQRTTRELYADALSSSRVLDTAAIQAKVDEYRTALDNGQHVVKSLVKEPNKELFVDWRPYLGHAWTARHDTSFELKTLQELSAKLLEIPEGFVVQRQVAKILEDRQKMGAGAMPINWGYAETMAYATLLFEGHPVRITGQDVGRGTFSHRHAALHSQKDASTYLPLQHLFADQPKFDLYDSYLSEEAVLAFEYGYSTTTPNALVIWEAQFGDFANGAQVVVDQFITSGEHKWGRLCGLTMLLPHGYEGQGPEHSSARLERYLQLCAEHNIQVCVPTTPAQVYHMLRRQVIRPLRKPLVALTPKSLLRHKLAISTLEDLAEGSFQTVIGEIDAIEPKKVDRLILCSGKVYYDLLEKRRAEGREDIAIVRIEQLYPFPEDDLAEVLAPYKNLKHIVWCQEEPMNQGAWYCSQHHMRRVAAAHKKGLFLEYAGREGSAAPACGYASMHAEQQEKLLQDAFTV